The Aneurinibacillus migulanus genome contains the following window.
CAGTAAAAATATGTGTACAATTAAGTAACGGATATTATCACTATAAATAATGTATAAACAGAATAAAAATTACATCTCCATGTTTATTATGCGACATAAACCGGGTAAAGTGTTCGAAATCATATAGCATACGAAATCCTGAGCGAATACATATGCAGAAATGCTAGAAAGGAAGGATGGCAGAACATGCTGTATTATGATGACAAGTCCCAGGTGAAGAAATGGGAGCGCCTGTCGCTTCTTAGAGCTCAAGTACGCTATATGGAGAACCAATGGCCGGAAACGAACATACAGGAAGAACGCCCAACGGTGCTTGAAGAGATGCGTAATGGCGAAACGGTGGATATTAATGCAATTCATATCGGAGTATCTTGGCAACAGGCTCACGACGTAAACCGTGAAATTTTCCGTCGTATCGGTATGGATGCCTACCGTGATACGTATAGATAATGTCCTGTACGCTTTGTACAGGGCATTTTTAGTAGGATACAAAAAAAGTTAGCACATTTTTAATTCTTTGTCATACTCTTTGTAGAAGAAACGGTTTAATCATCAATGATTTTGGGTATGTATAGGAAGCCGTTATTTTATTTGTAAATAAAGATAAAAGAGGGAGGGTGATATGATGTACTACGTAGTGTACGAGACAATTTCCTTGTTCGGGAAATCGAACGATCATAACGTAGCCGCATTTGAAACACTGGGAGAAGCACGTGATTTCGCACAAGAAGTCACCGGGCAAGGCTCTCCAAAAGTAACCATCGCCCAGGAAATAGGTATGGGTGATAAAGAAGACCGGCTGGCGAATTAAGCCAATAAAGTGAAACTTCACTCGTGGGGGTTCATCCCTTACTTGAGTGTTAGCTGAACGTATCGGACCTTTATAAGCGGTTTATCCTGCTTACATTTCCTCGATTTCTACCATCCTCAAGCCGGGGGGCTTACGCTCGTTAAGGCGGGATAAACTAGGGGACAGGGCTTGCCTTACAGCGGCCCTTTTTCCATGTAAAATAAGACAAATGTTTAGAAGATGAAGAAAGCGGGTAAATCTCTCCTAACTGAAGCGATAGACTTTGATGCAGAGGAGTAGATGAACATGGTACATGGACGTTTGCTTTACTTCAACAAACACTCGGTCGTCCGAAGAAAGAGATGATGCAGCTATGCGTCCAGGTAAGGTTATTACGTATCAGCTATCGGATGAAGAATTGGCGAAATACCGCAATCTACCGCCGGTTGAGGGCAAGCGGAGCATTTCTCTTCCCTACCGGAAAAAGAAAAAATAAGAATCAAATCCCCGTCGTCGAGGCGGGGATTTTTAGTATAAAAATGGCGAATGCTCACATTTTGCTCACCTTTAGTCTGCTAAAGTGCTCGGAGGGGGTGTTTTGCGGCTATTCTTCATGGCAATTTCCAAATTAGCAGCCAAGTCTTTCTGCATATCTGGTAGGACATGAGAGTACGTGTCTAATGTAATCGTGACACTAGCATGCCCCATCCGTTCGGAAACCAGCTTTGGATTTCCTCCCATACGAAGCAGGATCGTTGTGTGCGTATGACGTAAATCATGAAAACGAATGACCGGTAGACCAGCATGCTTTGTTTGCTTCTGGAAGTAGTCATTCATTGTATTGGGCTCTACTGGCGTTCCGATTGGGGTAGCTACAACTGAATCAAGATTTTTATAGGTGTTACCCAGGCGAAGTTTCTGCCCGTTTTGTTCGGTTTTGTGCTTCTTTAGACAATTGACTACAAAAGGGGGGAGAGAAATTACGCGGTGTGCAGCCTTTGTTTTAATCTGATTTGATACATCGACAAATTCTTGTGGTGAGAGGGAAGAAAAGAAGGAGGGGGCGGTGGGCGGGAGCTGCACATGAGCTTGGGCAACATGAGCCGCAGAGGAAACTGTTATGACAACGCCTGCATCGAATCTTTTCACAGTATACTGAAGAAAGAACTTGTGTATCTCATGGACTGGCTTTGGTGGATAGTTGTTCCTCCTGACCTTTGGGATTAGATTTATTAAGCTACTTGTGTATAGGTGTTGGTGTGGTAAGTGGATACCAGGGCACGAAGAAGACCCCACCGGCTTAGGCGAGGCCACTGAAAAAGTCCTCTTGACCTAAAAAAGGTATCATCCCTCCATTTGTGAGGAGATTATACCTTTTTTCTGTATAATCAAGGTATCAATTTATGCGGGTGGTTACGATGATTCAAAAACAACAATCCATGATCTTCAGTCCGTTTATGGCTATTTATGATTTGGTCATTCCAAAGGATAACCTGTTGCGAAAAATTAACGAACTGATCGACTTCTCTTTTTTATATGACGAGCTTAAAGATAAATATTGCCTTGATAACGGTCGAAACGCCATCGACCCGATTCGTATGTTCAAATATTTATTGTTGAAGTCGATCTATGACTTGTCTGATGTCGACGTGGTTGAACGTTCGAAATATGACATGTCTTTTAAGTATTTTCTTCAAATGGCGCCTGAAGAGTCTGTGATTGAATCAAGTTCATTGACCAAGTTTCGGAAACTGCGTTTAAAAGATATCGACCTTTTGGATATGTTGATCAATAAGACTGTAGAAATCGCCATTGAAAAGGGGATTATCAAAAGTAAAGCCATTATCGTCGATGCCACTCATACGAAAGCTCGGT
Protein-coding sequences here:
- a CDS encoding site-specific integrase, encoding MQLPPTAPSFFSSLSPQEFVDVSNQIKTKAAHRVISLPPFVVNCLKKHKTEQNGQKLRLGNTYKNLDSVVATPIGTPVEPNTMNDYFQKQTKHAGLPVIRFHDLRHTHTTILLRMGGNPKLVSERMGHASVTITLDTYSHVLPDMQKDLAANLEIAMKNSRKTPPPSTLAD